The genomic DNA TCAAAAAGTTCTTTTTCGTGGCTTGCATACCCTTTTACTGTCTCTACCAAGTTTGGTATTAAATCATGTCTTCTTTTAAGTTGAACATCAATATCTGACCATGCTTCTTTTGCTCTGTTTTTTAGTCTAACCAAACTATTATACATTCCAGCGATAACTGCTATAAGCAAAAATACTATTATTCCTACAATTATTAACCAAGTCATAATAATTATAATTTTATTTATTTACGACCTTTATTCTCCCTTAATTACTGCCAGGGGTTTAAGTTTAGCTACTTTTTTTGATAAACCCGCATTCTGTACTATATTTATCACATTATCGATGTTTTTGTAAGCCCCTGGTGCTTCCTCAACGAGCCCGCGAGGCGACGAAAACCTTACAAAAATTCCTTTATTTGTCATTTCTTCTAATATTTTTTTTGTTG from Candidatus Paceibacterota bacterium includes the following:
- a CDS encoding RtcB family protein, coding for TKKILEEMTNKGIFVRFSSPRGLVEEAPGAYKNIDNVINIVQNAGLSKKVAKLKPLAVIKGE